A single region of the Lycium barbarum isolate Lr01 chromosome 2, ASM1917538v2, whole genome shotgun sequence genome encodes:
- the LOC132629397 gene encoding E3 ubiquitin-protein ligase PUB23-like — MEESRPTDMGEVEVPDFFLCPISMQLMRDPVTTSTGITYDRENIEKWLIKCNNTTCPVTKQELLTTDLTPNHTLRRLIQSWCIMNSSHGVERIPTPKPQVTKTLVLKLLKEAMESPEMQLSCLRKLRSIAHASESNKKCLESCGTVDFLASIITKKEVDFHEDSKLTSGGDTFLQKVASDVVSQKDSELYKLSCQNSPTLLAQNMRTPLEYITKASDEALDILFHLNPSDEDLKKFVSQDELFLDSLLHFLKCGNYQSRAYSIMLLKSAFDVADPGQLIGARQEYFKEILSFLNNEISSQQATKAALKLLVELCPWGRNRIKAIEVGAISTLIELLVDTIERRTCELILCVLHQLCSCAEGRAELLSHGAGIAIVSKKILRVSQVASDRAVRILASISKFSANSRVLQEMLQVGVVSKLCLVLQVDSCSKTKEKAKEILRLHSRVWRDSSCLPPNLLSSYPS, encoded by the coding sequence ATGGAGGAATCTCGACCAACAGATATGGGAGAAGTTGAAGTTCCCGACTTTTTTCTTTGTCCAATCTCAATGCAACTAATGAGGGATCCGGTTACAACATCAACCGGAATAACCTACGATAGGGAGAACATAGAGAAATGGCTAATCAAGTGCAACAACACAACTTGTCCCGTGACCAAACAAGAGTTGTTGACCACAGATCTCACCCCTAACCACACTCTCCGCCGTCTGATCCAATCTTGGTGCATCATGAATTCTTCTCATGGTGTTGAACGGATTCCAACTCCAAAGCCTCAAGTAACAAAAACCCTTGTTTTAAAACTCCTTAAAGAAGCCATGGAATCCCCAGAGATGCAACTTTCTTGCTTGAGGAAACTTAGATCTATTGCCCATGCAAGTGAGAGCAACAAGAAGTGCTTAGAATCATGTGGGACTGTAGATTTCTTAGCTTCAATTATAACGAAGAAAGAGGTTGATTTTCATGAAGATTCAAAGCTCACCAGTGGCGGAGACACTTTTTTGCAAAAAGTGGCATCCGACGTTGTTTCACAAAAAGATTCAGAATTATATAAGTTAAGTTGCCAAAATAGCCCGACACTGCTTGCACAAAATATGCGTACTCCACTGGAGTACATCACTAAGGCAAGTGATGAAGCATTGGATATCCTCTTCCATCTTAATCCCTCGGATGAAGATCTAAAAAAGTTTGTCTCTCAAGACGAACTTTTCTTGGATTCTTTATTGCATTTCTTGAAATGCGGGAATTATCAATCTCGAGCCTATTCAATAATGTTATTAAAATCAGCATTCGATGTGGCTGATCCAGGACAATTAATTGGAGCAAGACAGGAATATTTTAAAGAAATATTATCATTTTTGAATAACGAAATTAGCTCACAACAAGCTACCAAGGCTGCACTCAAATTACTAGTGGAACTTTGTCCATGGGGGAGAAATAGAATCAAAGCAATTGAAGTTGGAGCAATTTCAACCCTAATTGAGCTACTTGTTGATACAATAGAAAGAAGAACTTGTGAATTGATCCTTTGTGTTCTACACCAACTTTGTAGTTGTGCCGAGGGGCGCGCCGAGTTATTGAGCCATGGGGCAGGAATAGCCATTGTTTCCAAGAAAATTCTTAGGGTTTCTCAAGTAGCAAGTGATAGGGCAGTGAGGATTCTTGCTTCCATTTCGAAATTCTCAGCAAATTCTAGGGTTCTTCAAGAGATGTTGCAAGTGGGAGTGGTCTCAAAGTTGTGTTTGGTACTTCAAGTGGATAGTTGTTCCAAGACCAAGGAGAAAGCAAAGGAAATTCTAAGGTTACATTCTAGGGTTTGGAGAGATTCCTCTTGTCTTCCTCCTAATTTGCTCTCTTCTTATCCTTCATAA